Proteins encoded in a region of the Streptomyces sp. NBC_00310 genome:
- the xylB gene encoding xylulokinase, protein MSAAEGPLVVGVDSSTQSTKALVVDASTGRVVASGQAPHAVSSGAGRESDPRQWWDALCEALHQCGDAAREASAVSIGGQQHGLVTLDARGEPVRPALLWNDVRSAPQAARLVEELGGAKAWAERAGSVPGPSFTVTKWAWLAENEPEAVRATAAVRLPHDYLTERLTGQGTTDRGDASGTGWWASATEAYDAEVLAHVGLDPELLPRVVRPGEVAGTVRDAHDLPFAKGTLVAAGTGDNAAAAMGLGLRPGTPVLSLGTSGTVYAVSRHRPADPTGTVAGFADAHGDWLPLACTLNCTQAVDRVAALLGLDREAVEPGASVTLLPYLDGERTPALPHASGLLHGLRHDTTGGQLLQAAYDGAVHSLLGALDLVLDADADTSAPLLLIGGGARGTAWQQTVRRLSGRAVQVPEAKELVALGAAAQAAGLLTGEDPAAVARRWDTTRGPVLEAVERDEETLARISGVLSDAAPLLEREPGGS, encoded by the coding sequence ATGTCAGCAGCCGAGGGTCCGCTCGTCGTCGGTGTGGACTCGTCCACACAGTCCACCAAGGCCCTGGTCGTCGACGCGTCGACCGGACGGGTGGTGGCGAGCGGGCAGGCGCCGCACGCCGTGTCCTCCGGGGCGGGCCGGGAGAGCGACCCCCGCCAGTGGTGGGACGCGCTGTGCGAGGCGCTGCACCAGTGCGGGGATGCGGCGCGCGAGGCCTCGGCGGTGTCGATCGGCGGCCAGCAGCACGGCCTCGTCACCCTCGACGCCCGCGGTGAGCCGGTCCGTCCGGCGCTGCTGTGGAACGACGTGCGTTCGGCGCCGCAGGCAGCCCGCCTGGTTGAGGAGCTGGGCGGCGCGAAGGCGTGGGCGGAGCGCGCCGGCAGTGTGCCGGGCCCGTCCTTCACCGTCACGAAGTGGGCCTGGCTGGCCGAGAACGAGCCGGAGGCGGTCCGTGCCACCGCCGCCGTACGCCTGCCGCACGACTACCTCACCGAGCGCCTCACCGGCCAGGGCACGACGGACCGCGGCGACGCCTCCGGTACGGGGTGGTGGGCGTCGGCGACCGAGGCGTACGACGCGGAGGTCCTCGCCCATGTGGGGCTGGACCCGGAGCTGCTGCCCCGTGTGGTCCGGCCGGGCGAGGTCGCCGGGACCGTACGGGACGCCCACGACCTGCCGTTCGCCAAGGGCACCCTGGTCGCCGCCGGTACGGGTGACAACGCCGCCGCCGCGATGGGGCTCGGGCTGCGACCCGGCACCCCTGTGCTGAGCCTCGGCACCTCCGGCACGGTGTACGCCGTCTCCAGGCACCGCCCCGCGGACCCGACCGGCACGGTGGCGGGCTTCGCCGACGCGCACGGGGACTGGCTGCCCCTGGCCTGCACCCTGAACTGCACCCAGGCCGTCGACCGGGTCGCCGCCCTGCTGGGCCTGGACCGCGAGGCCGTGGAACCCGGCGCGAGCGTCACTCTCCTGCCCTACCTGGACGGCGAGCGCACCCCGGCCCTGCCACACGCCTCGGGCCTGCTGCACGGACTGCGCCACGACACGACCGGTGGTCAGCTGCTCCAGGCCGCGTACGACGGTGCCGTCCACTCGCTGCTCGGCGCCCTCGACCTGGTGCTCGACGCCGACGCGGACACCTCCGCACCGCTGCTGCTCATCGGCGGGGGTGCACGGGGCACCGCCTGGCAGCAGACCGTACGTCGCCTTTCGGGGCGTGCCGTGCAGGTCCCCGAGGCCAAGGAACTGGTCGCGCTCGGCGCCGCCGCGCAGGCCGCCGGGCTACTCACGGGCGAGGACCCGGCCGCGGTCGCCCGCCGCTGGGACACCACCCGGGGGCCGGTGCTGGAGGCCGTGGAGCGGGACGAGGAGACGCTCGCCAGGATCTCGGGGGTACTGTCCGACGCGGCACCGCTGCTGGAGCGCGAACCGGGCGGCAGCTGA